Part of the Sporomusa termitida genome, GGTAATCCCGGTTGCCAAGAATGGCTCTAAAGCCCCTGAAATCATATTGTCCGTAAAAGTCGTGCTCCTGCAATCCTAATGTAAGATTATTGGTGAGTTTGTGCTCCACATAGAAATCGTCATCCACAAAACCGATGGCTGTCCGGCCTCTATCCAGGTTATTGATCGGAGCGGCAAACCCAGTGCCGATACCGGTTACGAAAAGAAGCAATAAAGCGAATATCATTTTTTTCAACAGAAAAACCCCCTATTATTTTAACTTTGGCCTACCACGATGCCAGAACCATTACCATCCAATTGCACTTCTGACCTACTGCCTGTTTTCATATAAGCTTCTACCGGCCAGCCTTCCTGCGCCAGTTCATCCAGCGCAAATCGCCAATGCGGTCGCTGTAAGCAGCCATGCAGGCAATCGCCGCCAGATAGAGCTTGTACGCTTCCTCATACTCGGCCAACGCTCCGGCCTGAACGGTAACGGGCAACAGCAAGCAACCCACAATAATCACTTTGCTGATGAAGGTTGCTATGGTGACCTTCCAGCGGGCTTTTCTACTAACCGTTTTCATTCTTTTTCCTAATCGAAAATTATAGGATACCAAAATATTTCATAATGGCAACCGCGAGAATAACGGCCACAATCGTGTATACCATGTAACCATCCCTCCTCTACCGCTTGGTCAGACTCTTGTTCTCATCCGATTTTTGTGAATACAGACTTTAAAATTTCGCCAATCACCTTCACATAGATGATGAAGGTTTCCACTCCGTCATGCAAGCCGTCTGCCGTATCTGCCAAATCCGCCTTTAATGACCGAACTGCGTGACTTGTTTGGCCAATCGTTTCCGTCATGCTGACGCAGAGCAAATTGAGGTTCATCAATGCGGCCGGGAGCAAGGAAAGCGTCTCACGGATGTCCTTGTCGTGAGCGGCTAAAACTTGCCGGGCCTGGTTGAACAAGAGAATTGCCTGACGGAGAATGGCGATCAAATACGCACTGACAATGACCATCATCGAAATAAGGACGAACAAGCCAAAGTCATACAATGTAATATACATGGGTTCCCTTGCTTTCAACAGAATGACTTAGCGAACAGCCGCGCACTCCGGCCCAGCCGTTCGTTGTTTTTCATCAAGAAGTTTTACTTCTTTATGGTTAGCTCTTCGGTGACTTTTGTCTTTGTTTCATGCAGCTTTTCTTTGGCTTCTTCCGCCTTTTCTTTGGCGCTTGTCAAGACGTCCTTAGCCTTGCGGGGAAATTCCTTAGCAGCATTGGCAATATCCTTGCGCGTTTCCCTGCCGGACTTAGGGGTCAAAAGGACACCGGCAACTGCCCCGACTGTCAAGCCTACAGCCGCCCCGATGACGGTACCATTTATTTTTTTTTCCTGCCTTTTGCAAACGGATTTCTTTCCTTTTTCAATTAGCTCTCTAATAGACATGTTTTTTACCTCCGATATTTTATGATGACACCATTGCGCTGATTAAAAGACGCTTTCATTGGCGATCTGCAGTTCTTTATGTTTTTGGGCAAATGCATTTCTCAGTTTTTCAAGGCTTCTTACCC contains:
- a CDS encoding YtxH domain-containing protein, whose amino-acid sequence is MSIRELIEKGKKSVCKRQEKKINGTVIGAAVGLTVGAVAGVLLTPKSGRETRKDIANAAKEFPRKAKDVLTSAKEKAEEAKEKLHETKTKVTEELTIKK